A part of Perognathus longimembris pacificus isolate PPM17 chromosome 18, ASM2315922v1, whole genome shotgun sequence genomic DNA contains:
- the Msrb2 gene encoding methionine-R-sulfoxide reductase B2, mitochondrial, with amino-acid sequence MALLLRALRVLPLREAPGRGFRGLSGPRRGDAGSLTQCESPSLTKAEWQKKLTPEQFYVTREKGTEPPFSGTYLNNKDPGMYHCVCCDAPLFSSEKKFCSGTGWPSFSEAHGTSGSDESRTGILRRLDTSLGSARTEVVCKQCDAHLGHVFPDGPAPSGQRFCINSVALKFKASKH; translated from the exons ATGGCGCTCCTCCTCCGAGCTCTCCGCGTCCTTCCGCTCCGCGAGGCCCCAGGGCGCGGGTTTCGGGGCCTGTCGGGGCCGCGCCGCGGGGACGCAG GGTCTCTTACGCAGTGTGAGTCTCCGTCTCTCACCAAGGCTGAATGGCAGAAGAAACTGACCCCTGAGCAGTTCTACGTCAccagagaaaaaggaacagaGCCT CCTTTCAGTGGGACCTACCTGAACAACAAGGACCCTGGAATGTACCATTGCGTGTGCTGTGATGCTCCCCTCTTCAG CTCTGAGAAGAAGTTCTGCTCCGGGACTGGCTGGCCTTCGTTTTCAGAGGCTCACGGTACTTCCGGCTCTGATGAAAGCCGCACAGGGATACTGAGACGCCTGGACACCTCTCTGGGATCTGCTCGCACAGAGGTGGTCTGCAAGCAG TGCGACGCTCATCTTGGCCACGTGTTCCCGGATGGACCCGCGCCCAGTGGCCAGAGGTTTTGCATCAACAGTGTGGCGCTGAAATTCAAGGCAAGCAAACACTGA